The Mobula birostris isolate sMobBir1 chromosome 6, sMobBir1.hap1, whole genome shotgun sequence genome has a window encoding:
- the LOC140199329 gene encoding endoribonuclease YbeY-like isoform X1 translates to MALLIRDLQRAVPLRRARLRRDCQILRQILGLGRFDLGLICVDDRRMRILNGRYRGQDAATDVLSFPFHPDLGVGDMPKPLHQDEYNLGDIFLGVEYIYRQSQVHGQDFYNVLTVTTLHGICHLLGYKHSTETEWKQMFQRESNTLQLFNRLTGSNLQPLTQNSF, encoded by the exons ATGGCGCTCCTGATCCGCGATCTACAGCGGGCAGTACCGCTCCGCCGGGCCCGGCTTCGGCGAGACTGCCAGATCTTGCGCCAGATTCTTGGCCTAGGCCGCTTCGACCTGGGGCTGATCTGTGTGGACGACCGGAGGATGCGGATCTTGAACGGACGTTACCGGGGACAGGACGCGGCCACCGACGTGTTGTCCTTCCCCTTCCACCCG GATCTTGGAGTAGGAGATATGCCCAAACCCTTACATCAGGATGAATATAACCTTGGAGACATCTTCTTAGGAGTAGAATATATCTACAGACAAAGCCAAGTTCATGGGCAAGACTTCTACAATGTACTAACT GTAACTACATTACATGGAATCTGCCATCTGCTGGGCTATAAGCACAGTAcagaaactgaatggaaacag ATGTTCCAGAGAGAATCCAACACCCTTCAATTGTTTAATAGACTCACTGGGTCTAATCTTCAGCCACTAACCCAGAACAGCTTCTAA
- the LOC140199329 gene encoding endoribonuclease YbeY-like isoform X2, translating to MALLIRDLQRAVPLRRARLRRDCQILRQILGLGRFDLGLICVDDRRMRILNGRYRGQDAATDVLSFPFHPDLGVGDMPKPLHQDEYNLGDIFLGVEYIYRQSQVHGQDFYNVLTVTTLHGICHLLGYKHSTETEWKQVVEQEKKKLLP from the exons ATGGCGCTCCTGATCCGCGATCTACAGCGGGCAGTACCGCTCCGCCGGGCCCGGCTTCGGCGAGACTGCCAGATCTTGCGCCAGATTCTTGGCCTAGGCCGCTTCGACCTGGGGCTGATCTGTGTGGACGACCGGAGGATGCGGATCTTGAACGGACGTTACCGGGGACAGGACGCGGCCACCGACGTGTTGTCCTTCCCCTTCCACCCG GATCTTGGAGTAGGAGATATGCCCAAACCCTTACATCAGGATGAATATAACCTTGGAGACATCTTCTTAGGAGTAGAATATATCTACAGACAAAGCCAAGTTCATGGGCAAGACTTCTACAATGTACTAACT GTAACTACATTACATGGAATCTGCCATCTGCTGGGCTATAAGCACAGTAcagaaactgaatggaaacag GTGGTAGAACAGGAAAAGAAGAAACTTCTTCCTTGA